CAGTTAATTCAATAGCTTTTTTCATTGACTTTCGAAACGAAACTCTATTTTTTAACTGTAAAGCTATATATTCTGCAAGAATATTTGGTTGTCCATAAGGTTTTTCAATTCTTGTGATAGCAATGTTGAGTCTCCGGTTCACAGAATGAAGTTCCTTTTGTACATTCATCTGTAATTCTTCTATCCCTCGTGTTTGGCCCTCCATTAATAAATTTGGGAATCCAATATGGATTATGACCTGGATCAAATCGATTCTTTTTTGAATTCCTATACGTGCGATTCCTTCGAAACCCGAGGATATTCTCCTATTTTTTTGTACATAGTTCTTGATACAATTCCGTATTTTTTCATCTTCCTGTAAACCCACGGAATAATTTTTTG
This is a stretch of genomic DNA from Phoenix dactylifera chloroplast, complete genome. It encodes these proteins:
- the rps3 gene encoding 30S ribosomal protein S3, which gives rise to MGQKINPLGFRLGTTQSHRSFWFAQTKNYSVGLQEDEKIRNCIKNYVQKNRRISSGFEGIARIGIQKRIDLIQVIIHIGFPNLLMEGQTRGIEELQMNVQKELHSVNRRLNIAITRIEKPYGQPNILAEYIALQLKNRVSFRKSMKKAIELTEQTDTKGIQVQIAGRIDGKEIARVEWIREGRVPLQTIRAKIDHCSYTIRTIYGVLGIKIWIFVNEFGYL